From the genome of Planctomycetia bacterium, one region includes:
- the kdpF gene encoding K(+)-transporting ATPase subunit F — protein MIWITIILTLFLLAYLVAALLRPEWF, from the coding sequence ATGATCTGGATCACCATCATCCTGACCCTCTTTCTACTTGCCTATCTGGTGGCAGCGTTGCTGCGACCAGAGTGGTTCTAG
- the kdpB gene encoding potassium-transporting ATPase subunit KdpB: protein MIAVNEPKLARRQSRSLSIFAPELLKVAAWRSIVMLRPDILWKNPVMFVVEVGTFLSLLYTFAAVFNPEATQVPLSYLMTLNAWLIITLLFANFAEALAEARGKAQADALRKTRQATPAVRLKQVVSLSAASEKHLETTVSTQLAEGDVVLVVAGELIPADGEIVEGVASVDESAITGESAPVVREAGGDRSGVTGGTRVLSDRILVKVTVKQGESFLDKMIALVEGAKRQRTPNEIALSIVLAAFTLIFLIVTATLWPLARHAEQYMADFNGVPAVSSLGTDIPTLVALLVCLIPTTIGALLAAIGIAGMDRALRSNIIAKSGKAVEVAGDVDTLLLDKTGTITMGNRRATRFVPFGDYSAVEVGRLATLASASDETPEGKSIVELYRRQPGVNIMAAEPPANAHFVPFSAQTRMSGVDIPNGESIRKGAIDAVLKYIKYNHGTTPEVVQEQAKQAAGQGATPLLVCEGNRIAGMVVLEDILKPGIRDRFERLRRMGLKTVMVTGDNPLTAKHIAEQAGVDDYIAEATPEAKLAYIRSEQAGGKLLAMMGDGTNDAPALAQADVGVAMNSGTQAAKEAGNMVDLDSDPTKLIEVVEVGKQLLMTRGALTTFSIANDMAKYFAIVPALFADTLPWLKSLDFMHLASPTSAILSAVIFNAIVIPCLIPIALKGVTYRPVGADALLRRNLLVWGLGGVLVPFVGIKLIDMVLAGVWGA from the coding sequence GTGATCGCTGTGAATGAGCCGAAATTGGCTCGCCGTCAAAGTCGCAGCTTAAGCATCTTCGCACCTGAGTTGCTGAAGGTCGCTGCCTGGCGTTCCATCGTGATGCTACGGCCTGACATTCTCTGGAAGAACCCGGTGATGTTCGTGGTCGAGGTGGGAACTTTTCTTTCCCTCCTTTACACCTTCGCTGCGGTGTTCAACCCGGAAGCAACTCAGGTACCGCTCAGCTATTTAATGACGCTCAATGCCTGGCTCATCATCACGCTACTGTTTGCCAACTTTGCAGAAGCACTGGCAGAAGCACGGGGTAAAGCCCAGGCCGATGCTTTGCGAAAGACACGTCAGGCAACACCTGCGGTTCGACTCAAACAGGTGGTCTCTCTCTCGGCTGCAAGTGAGAAGCATTTGGAGACCACCGTCTCTACTCAACTGGCAGAGGGTGATGTGGTACTGGTGGTGGCAGGTGAACTGATCCCTGCTGACGGAGAAATCGTCGAAGGCGTTGCATCCGTCGATGAATCAGCCATCACCGGTGAGTCTGCTCCGGTGGTTCGTGAAGCGGGTGGCGACCGTTCTGGTGTAACGGGTGGTACACGAGTACTCTCCGATCGCATCCTCGTCAAAGTGACGGTCAAGCAAGGCGAATCTTTCCTCGACAAGATGATCGCCCTCGTCGAAGGTGCCAAGAGGCAGCGTACACCCAATGAAATAGCACTTTCCATTGTTCTGGCAGCTTTCACGCTGATCTTCCTCATCGTCACAGCAACACTCTGGCCACTGGCACGTCATGCTGAGCAGTACATGGCTGACTTCAATGGGGTGCCTGCAGTCTCCAGCCTGGGTACCGATATCCCGACGCTGGTGGCACTGCTGGTTTGCCTGATTCCTACCACTATTGGTGCCTTGCTCGCTGCGATTGGTATTGCAGGAATGGATCGGGCTCTTCGGTCCAACATCATCGCCAAGAGTGGCAAAGCGGTCGAGGTGGCGGGCGATGTCGATACGCTGCTTCTGGATAAGACCGGCACGATCACCATGGGGAATCGCCGGGCAACCCGCTTCGTGCCCTTCGGGGATTACAGCGCTGTCGAAGTGGGTCGCTTGGCAACCCTGGCTTCAGCGTCTGATGAGACGCCGGAAGGCAAGAGCATTGTCGAACTCTACCGGCGACAACCCGGTGTTAACATCATGGCTGCGGAACCTCCGGCCAATGCTCACTTTGTCCCATTCAGTGCTCAAACCCGCATGAGTGGGGTCGATATTCCCAATGGTGAGAGCATTCGCAAGGGGGCTATCGATGCGGTGCTGAAATATATCAAGTACAATCACGGCACCACTCCTGAAGTGGTTCAAGAGCAAGCCAAGCAGGCTGCCGGACAAGGTGCTACACCACTACTGGTTTGCGAAGGCAACCGCATCGCAGGTATGGTAGTGCTCGAAGACATTCTGAAGCCCGGCATCCGTGATCGCTTCGAACGACTCCGAAGAATGGGCCTGAAAACCGTCATGGTGACTGGCGACAACCCACTGACTGCCAAGCATATCGCTGAGCAGGCCGGCGTAGATGACTACATTGCGGAGGCGACTCCCGAAGCCAAGTTGGCCTACATTCGTAGCGAGCAGGCAGGGGGCAAGCTGTTAGCCATGATGGGCGATGGCACCAATGATGCACCGGCCCTCGCCCAGGCTGATGTCGGCGTGGCCATGAACAGTGGTACCCAGGCAGCCAAAGAAGCAGGGAATATGGTCGATCTTGATAGCGATCCGACCAAGCTCATCGAAGTCGTGGAAGTAGGAAAACAGTTGCTGATGACCCGTGGGGCTCTCACCACGTTCAGCATCGCCAACGATATGGCCAAGTACTTCGCCATCGTTCCTGCACTCTTTGCGGACACGTTGCCCTGGCTGAAGTCCCTCGATTTCATGCATCTGGCTTCGCCGACGTCTGCCATTCTGTCAGCGGTGATCTTCAACGCCATCGTCATTCCCTGTCTGATACCAATCGCACTCAAGGGTGTGACTTACCGTCCGGTCGGTGCCGATGCACTGTTGCGACGCAATCTGCTGGTGTGGGGATTGGGCGGGGTATTGGTGCCTTTCGTAGGCATCAAGCTGATTGACATGGTTCTTGCTGGAGTATGGGGTGCCTGA
- a CDS encoding outer membrane beta-barrel protein has product MQSLAGTRAGCWLNAHQTTISGWSNFSFTGSSAGQDQLPMGFNYQANEFLLQQNWLRIDRPLDTEAKTPSWGYHADLILPGSDYRFTVARGLWDSQLTANNGQPNTYGIDPVQFYAQWYLPEFGQGLEIKAGRFFAQYGVESIDASLNALASRSYTFIYNPFTHTGAVTTLKLNDDWSVQNGIVTGSDVFIDSAANPTYIGSIKWAPKDGKASALFAVILGNGQFDVSENFHNPQIFDLVLTYKLSDKLTWTGEGLYGFTNDVPGIGYANWYGIVNYLTYQVCDTLSATTRVEFFDDIQGQRTGYAGLYSTVTTGFTYKPKPWLWIRPEVRYDHNDARPFEGESKLITAAFDVLIRW; this is encoded by the coding sequence ATGCAGTCGCTGGCCGGCACACGGGCAGGATGCTGGCTTAATGCCCATCAAACAACCATCAGTGGCTGGAGCAATTTCTCATTCACCGGTAGTTCGGCTGGGCAGGATCAACTGCCGATGGGGTTCAACTATCAAGCCAATGAGTTTCTGTTGCAACAGAACTGGTTGAGGATCGATAGACCACTCGATACCGAAGCCAAGACCCCCTCATGGGGCTACCATGCTGATCTGATTCTGCCCGGCAGTGACTACCGCTTCACAGTCGCACGTGGACTGTGGGACAGCCAGTTGACTGCCAACAACGGGCAACCCAATACTTACGGCATCGATCCCGTCCAGTTCTATGCCCAGTGGTATCTGCCTGAGTTCGGACAGGGACTGGAAATCAAAGCTGGTCGCTTCTTCGCTCAGTATGGAGTGGAGAGCATTGATGCCTCGCTCAATGCCCTGGCTTCGCGTTCGTATACGTTCATCTACAATCCGTTCACCCACACTGGTGCAGTCACCACTCTGAAACTGAACGACGACTGGAGTGTGCAGAATGGCATCGTAACCGGCTCCGATGTCTTTATTGATTCAGCAGCAAACCCCACCTACATCGGCAGTATCAAATGGGCGCCGAAGGATGGCAAAGCCAGTGCCCTCTTCGCAGTGATCCTCGGCAATGGTCAGTTCGATGTTTCTGAGAACTTCCACAACCCACAAATATTCGATCTGGTCCTCACCTACAAACTATCTGACAAGCTCACCTGGACCGGCGAAGGGCTCTACGGATTTACCAATGATGTCCCAGGCATCGGCTACGCGAATTGGTATGGCATCGTCAACTATCTGACCTACCAGGTCTGCGACACTCTCTCAGCCACCACACGTGTCGAATTCTTTGATGACATACAGGGACAGCGAACAGGTTACGCCGGGCTTTATTCGACAGTGACGACGGGCTTCACCTACAAGCCCAAGCCCTGGCTCTGGATTCGCCCCGAAGTACGTTATGATCACAACGATGCCCGGCCATTTGAAGGGGAATCGAAGCTGATCACCGCTGCCTTTGATGTACTCATACGCTGGTAA
- a CDS encoding potassium-transporting ATPase subunit C codes for MISHFRAQLILVAGTVLLCCIGYPLLLFLIGMGLFPSQAAGSLLTDAKGTVIGSRLIAQPFKGDEWFQPRPSAVDYNAAGSGGSNLGANNPKLRERVVAALKTLQSTGTIPADAVTASGSGLDPHITLANAQLQMKRIAQAWARKTQQQESQTEAIIDKLLKEHAYEPMFGLAGCPPLVKVLELNLVLQKSFAEQR; via the coding sequence ATTATCAGCCATTTCCGTGCACAACTGATTCTTGTGGCCGGTACGGTGCTGCTGTGCTGCATCGGCTATCCACTCTTGCTGTTTCTCATTGGAATGGGACTATTCCCAAGCCAGGCTGCAGGCAGCTTGCTGACTGATGCGAAAGGCACTGTTATCGGCTCCCGTCTCATCGCTCAACCGTTCAAGGGGGATGAGTGGTTTCAGCCACGTCCTTCTGCAGTGGATTACAACGCTGCTGGCTCGGGTGGTTCCAACCTAGGGGCGAACAATCCCAAACTCCGTGAACGAGTGGTAGCTGCGCTCAAGACCCTCCAGTCAACCGGCACTATACCTGCTGATGCTGTAACTGCATCCGGCTCGGGGTTGGACCCCCACATCACCTTGGCGAATGCACAGCTACAGATGAAACGCATTGCACAGGCGTGGGCCAGGAAGACTCAGCAACAGGAATCGCAAACAGAAGCGATCATTGACAAATTGCTGAAAGAACACGCCTATGAACCAATGTTTGGCCTGGCAGGTTGTCCACCACTGGTGAAGGTACTCGAACTCAATCTGGTACTGCAGAAATCCTTCGCTGAACAACGATAG
- a CDS encoding hydrolase has protein sequence MAIAKRSEKGLLTHENCVVTIIDLQPQMLFGVCNFDRQSIINNNLVLLKASKVFGVPVVLSTVETKGFSGNMWPQIQAIYPQQKPIERSSMNSWDDENFVAAVKKTGKKKIVLAGLWTETCVALPTIQAIHDGYEVYVVEDCCGDVSALAHDNAMKRVIQAGAKPVTALSVMLEWQRDWAQKDTYDAVMDIVKNHCGAYGVGVEYAYTMVHKAPETKFPEYKVPVSSAH, from the coding sequence ATGGCAATTGCCAAACGTAGCGAAAAAGGTCTTCTCACCCACGAAAACTGTGTGGTCACCATCATCGATCTGCAACCGCAGATGTTGTTCGGCGTCTGCAACTTCGACAGGCAATCGATCATCAACAATAATCTGGTGCTGCTCAAGGCATCGAAAGTATTTGGTGTGCCAGTCGTTTTGAGCACCGTGGAGACTAAAGGCTTCAGTGGCAACATGTGGCCTCAGATCCAGGCCATTTATCCACAGCAAAAGCCCATTGAGCGTTCTTCGATGAACTCCTGGGATGACGAAAACTTTGTTGCTGCCGTAAAGAAGACAGGGAAAAAGAAAATCGTGTTAGCCGGACTGTGGACAGAAACGTGTGTTGCCTTGCCAACCATCCAGGCGATTCATGATGGCTACGAAGTGTATGTTGTGGAAGACTGTTGTGGCGATGTCAGTGCCCTGGCACATGACAATGCCATGAAGCGCGTCATACAGGCTGGCGCCAAGCCCGTTACAGCACTTTCGGTGATGCTGGAATGGCAGCGTGACTGGGCACAAAAAGACACCTACGATGCTGTCATGGACATTGTAAAGAACCACTGTGGCGCTTACGGTGTAGGCGTTGAATATGCCTACACCATGGTCCACAAGGCTCCAGAAACAAAGTTTCCGGAATACAAAGTACCTGTCTCTTCTGCTCATTGA
- the dps gene encoding DNA starvation/stationary phase protection protein Dps has translation MHKTKNDLPEKTRQASIELLNARLADAIDLQSQTKQAHWNVKGPNFIGLHELFDKVNEAVEDYVDDLAERAVQLGGVAEGTVRIASKRSSLAEYPAGTTNGHSHVEALSSALAAFGKSVRQAIDEADKLGDKDTADLFTEVSRGIDKWLRFWSYHGNCQT, from the coding sequence ATGCACAAGACCAAGAATGATCTGCCTGAGAAAACTCGACAGGCCTCCATTGAACTGCTCAATGCCAGGCTGGCCGATGCCATTGATCTGCAGTCGCAGACCAAGCAGGCACACTGGAACGTAAAAGGCCCAAACTTCATCGGGTTGCACGAGTTGTTTGATAAGGTCAATGAAGCTGTAGAAGACTATGTGGACGATCTTGCTGAGCGTGCTGTTCAACTGGGAGGTGTTGCTGAGGGCACCGTTCGGATAGCATCCAAGCGATCCTCATTGGCAGAATACCCGGCTGGCACCACCAATGGCCACAGCCACGTTGAAGCTCTTTCTTCAGCATTAGCAGCTTTCGGAAAGTCCGTCCGCCAAGCCATCGACGAGGCTGACAAGCTTGGCGATAAGGATACTGCTGATCTCTTTACCGAGGTTTCTCGTGGTATCGATAAATGGCTCAGATTTTGGAGTTATCATGGCAATTGCCAAACGTAG
- a CDS encoding amidohydrolase yields the protein MHTPDLILHNGRITTLDASKPEVTAVAIAANRFSAIGDDAEILRLKGNATKLIDLGGRRVIPGLNDSHLHLIRGGLNYNMELRWDGVPSLADALRMLKEQAQRTPPPQWVRVVGGWTEFQFAERRLPTLDEINAVCADTPVFVLHLYDRALLNAAALRACGYTKDTPNPPGGEIQRDKLGNPTGLLIAKPNAMLLYATLAKGPKLPAEYQLNSTRQFMRELNRLGLTSVIDAGGGFQNYPEDYQIMDELHRRGEMTVRVAYNLFTQHPKQEYDDFAKWIAMTKPGAGSDFYRMNGAGEMLTFSAADFEDFLEPRPDLFPSLEEELTRVVGLLAKHRWPFRLHATYDESISRFLNVFETVNRDVPFDGLRWFFDHAETVSERNLDRIRALGGGIAVQHRMAYQGEYFINRYGAKAAGNSPPITKMLKTGIPVGAGTDATRVASYNPWVSLYWMVAGKTVGGTTLYSENNRLDRLEALRRYTQGSAWFSGEETNKGAITPEQLADVAVLNNDYFTVPEEEIKRIESILTIVDGKVVYGAGTYATLSPTVPLAMPDWSPVKHYGGYHRSAIQPKGASIAGHNLMAMLAPCSSAIWGTMGCDCFVF from the coding sequence ATGCACACACCAGATCTGATCTTGCATAACGGCAGAATCACCACCCTGGATGCGAGCAAACCCGAAGTGACTGCAGTGGCCATTGCGGCCAACAGGTTTTCTGCAATTGGCGATGATGCGGAGATACTACGCCTGAAAGGAAATGCTACGAAACTGATCGACCTGGGTGGGCGGCGTGTTATTCCGGGATTAAACGATTCGCATTTGCACCTGATTCGAGGCGGGCTGAACTACAACATGGAGCTGCGATGGGATGGCGTGCCTTCACTGGCCGATGCCCTACGTATGCTGAAAGAGCAGGCCCAGCGAACGCCTCCGCCACAATGGGTGCGTGTTGTTGGTGGCTGGACAGAGTTTCAGTTCGCTGAGCGCAGGCTACCTACTCTGGACGAAATTAATGCGGTTTGCGCTGATACACCGGTCTTCGTTCTGCATTTGTATGATCGTGCGTTGCTCAACGCCGCAGCCCTGCGTGCCTGTGGCTACACGAAGGACACGCCTAATCCTCCAGGTGGTGAAATCCAGCGTGACAAGTTAGGGAATCCGACAGGCCTACTCATCGCCAAGCCAAACGCCATGTTACTCTATGCAACGCTGGCCAAGGGGCCGAAGCTGCCAGCTGAATATCAATTGAACTCGACACGGCAGTTTATGCGAGAACTCAATCGCCTGGGGTTGACCAGTGTGATTGATGCAGGTGGTGGTTTCCAGAACTATCCCGAAGACTACCAGATCATGGACGAACTGCACCGTCGGGGCGAGATGACGGTGCGAGTGGCATACAACCTTTTCACTCAGCACCCCAAACAGGAATATGACGACTTCGCCAAATGGATCGCCATGACCAAACCTGGTGCCGGCAGCGACTTCTACCGAATGAACGGTGCAGGGGAGATGCTGACATTTTCCGCTGCAGACTTTGAGGATTTTCTGGAACCCCGTCCCGATCTTTTTCCATCACTCGAAGAAGAGCTTACTCGCGTTGTTGGCCTGCTGGCTAAACATCGCTGGCCATTCCGACTGCATGCAACCTACGATGAATCAATTTCGCGGTTCCTCAATGTCTTTGAAACAGTAAATCGTGATGTTCCTTTTGATGGCTTGCGTTGGTTTTTTGATCATGCAGAAACAGTAAGCGAACGCAACCTGGATCGCATCAGGGCTCTCGGTGGCGGAATTGCTGTCCAGCACCGCATGGCTTACCAGGGTGAGTACTTCATCAATCGGTATGGCGCAAAGGCAGCAGGCAATTCGCCGCCCATAACAAAGATGCTGAAAACCGGAATACCTGTTGGAGCAGGCACCGATGCCACACGCGTAGCCAGCTACAACCCTTGGGTCTCACTCTATTGGATGGTTGCTGGCAAGACGGTTGGGGGTACAACGCTCTATTCCGAAAACAATCGATTAGACCGCCTCGAAGCCCTTCGAAGATACACCCAAGGAAGCGCGTGGTTCTCAGGTGAAGAAACAAACAAAGGCGCCATTACACCTGAACAACTGGCAGATGTAGCTGTGTTGAACAATGACTACTTCACTGTGCCCGAAGAAGAAATCAAACGCATCGAATCGATACTCACCATCGTCGATGGTAAAGTGGTATATGGAGCAGGTACCTATGCCACATTATCACCGACTGTTCCACTCGCAATGCCCGACTGGTCGCCGGTGAAACACTATGGCGGCTACCATCGTTCAGCTATTCAACCAAAAGGAGCATCAATAGCGGGACATAATCTGATGGCAATGCTTGCCCCCTGCTCAAGCGCCATCTGGGGTACGATGGGCTGTGACTGTTTTGTGTTTTGA
- a CDS encoding sigma-54-dependent Fis family transcriptional regulator, translated as MRLLIVDDEVSLRRTLRLTLESMKHQVAEAANGAAALHLVSKEDFDIILVDLKLGRESGLDVLSQLLQSNPTAGIVVMTAYAGIDTAVEAMRRGAFDYLPKPFTPEQLRLLLNRWQELRGLRSEVNNLREQIRRALPEVDLQTVVPAMQSALDTAFQVAPSEAAVLLRGESGTGKGVLARAIHAKSKRANAPFITVHCPSLSAELLESDLFGHVRGAFTGAFETTQGKVAAAEGGTLFLDEIGDLPIALQPKLLRFLQEKAYERVGDTQTRIGDVRIITATNRDLEAAVRAGMFREDLLYRLNVIEITLPALRERVPDIAVLAKNLLAFFAEQAGKQVTGFTHEALAALEHHRWPGNLRELRNAIERAVILASDQEIGLTQLPVPVTKLHKGEMFQLGGNVTLEELEAEHLRLVLSRAASLEEAASILGIDVSTLYRKRKKLGY; from the coding sequence TTGCGTCTTTTGATTGTTGATGACGAAGTCAGTTTGCGGCGAACCTTGCGACTGACACTGGAGAGCATGAAGCATCAGGTAGCGGAAGCTGCCAACGGTGCTGCTGCGCTCCATCTCGTCAGCAAGGAAGACTTCGATATCATCCTCGTCGATCTGAAGCTAGGCCGCGAATCGGGTCTCGATGTGTTGTCGCAATTGCTGCAAAGCAATCCCACCGCAGGCATTGTGGTGATGACTGCCTATGCTGGTATCGATACTGCAGTGGAAGCCATGCGGCGGGGAGCGTTCGACTATCTCCCCAAGCCGTTCACTCCGGAACAACTGCGACTCCTACTGAACCGCTGGCAGGAACTGCGTGGCTTACGCAGTGAAGTCAACAATTTACGTGAACAAATTAGGCGAGCGCTACCTGAAGTCGATCTACAGACCGTTGTGCCTGCGATGCAATCTGCACTGGATACAGCCTTCCAGGTGGCACCATCGGAAGCAGCGGTGCTGCTTCGTGGCGAAAGTGGTACAGGCAAAGGGGTGCTCGCCCGGGCCATCCATGCCAAAAGCAAGCGGGCCAATGCTCCATTCATCACGGTGCATTGCCCCAGTCTCTCCGCTGAGCTTCTCGAAAGCGATCTCTTTGGCCACGTCCGTGGGGCGTTCACTGGAGCATTTGAAACCACTCAAGGCAAGGTCGCAGCAGCGGAAGGTGGCACTCTCTTCCTGGATGAAATCGGCGACTTGCCTATAGCACTACAACCCAAGCTGCTTCGCTTCCTGCAAGAGAAGGCATACGAGCGAGTGGGAGATACGCAGACCCGCATCGGCGATGTACGCATCATCACAGCCACCAATCGCGATCTGGAAGCAGCGGTTCGTGCGGGTATGTTCCGCGAAGACCTGCTCTATCGACTCAACGTCATCGAGATCACCCTGCCTGCCCTTCGTGAACGTGTACCAGACATCGCTGTACTCGCCAAAAACCTGCTGGCATTCTTCGCTGAGCAGGCAGGCAAGCAGGTGACCGGGTTTACTCACGAAGCATTGGCTGCTCTGGAACACCATCGCTGGCCCGGCAACCTGCGTGAACTTCGCAATGCCATCGAACGGGCAGTGATCCTGGCAAGTGATCAGGAGATTGGCCTGACACAGCTTCCAGTTCCAGTAACAAAACTGCACAAGGGGGAGATGTTTCAGTTAGGAGGCAACGTCACCCTGGAGGAACTGGAAGCGGAGCATCTGCGTTTGGTGCTTTCACGTGCAGCATCGCTGGAGGAGGCAGCAAGTATTCTGGGTATAGATGTCTCCACGCTGTATCGCAAACGCAAGAAGCTGGGATATTAA
- the kdpA gene encoding potassium-transporting ATPase subunit A produces MWLLPLLIVFVAVLLSIPLGRYLTKVLDRPAQGWLEKQLDTGAQNWKQYCLAMLSFNVLVFVIGFLVLLLQPWLPLNPDNKGMLAPTTIFNTAASFLTNTNLQHYSGEVHLSYFSQLFFICWKQFVTPAIGLAALLVIIRALRGDIDVGNFYVDLWRGVVWVFLPLSIIVGVLLLAGGVPMTLEGAAAVKTLAVGDQTIARGPVAAIVAIKQLGTNGGGFFGANSCHPFENPSAWTNNLECISIILVPMACVFLFGNMLKAQRHATLLFGVMLLFLVTFLIWGIATDTLQPNPGLHSLPLDQINGNLEGKELRFGPSAGPTWAAITTCTSNGSVNCMHDSLNPLSGLTPLSGMWLNCIFGGVGVGMINFLVYLIVAVFLAGLMVGRTPEYLGKKVEAREMKLAMLALLIHPLMILVPTGIAAISDWGTGAVNNPGPHGLSEMLYEFSSASANNGSGFEGLADTVGTADDFRNPEKLPSNQRAVIWDIATGLVMLICRFVPIIAPIALAASLAAKKRTPFTTGTLRTETLTFGFVLLGTIILVGALLFLPVAALGPVAEHLGTMPFGK; encoded by the coding sequence ATGTGGCTGCTGCCATTGCTGATAGTGTTCGTAGCTGTACTTCTTTCGATTCCACTCGGTCGTTATCTCACGAAAGTGCTGGATCGTCCTGCACAAGGTTGGCTTGAAAAGCAGCTCGATACCGGTGCACAGAACTGGAAGCAGTATTGCCTGGCGATGCTGAGTTTCAATGTGCTCGTCTTTGTGATTGGCTTCCTGGTGTTGTTGCTTCAGCCGTGGTTGCCACTCAATCCTGATAACAAGGGGATGCTGGCACCGACGACGATCTTCAACACTGCCGCATCGTTCCTGACCAACACGAATCTCCAGCACTATTCCGGCGAGGTGCATCTTTCGTACTTCAGCCAGCTCTTCTTCATCTGCTGGAAGCAGTTCGTGACACCTGCTATCGGCTTGGCTGCGCTGCTCGTCATCATCCGTGCCTTGCGGGGTGATATAGACGTAGGCAATTTCTATGTCGATTTATGGCGCGGTGTCGTTTGGGTCTTTTTGCCTCTGTCTATCATCGTTGGTGTACTCCTGCTGGCAGGTGGTGTGCCCATGACACTGGAAGGCGCTGCGGCGGTGAAGACGCTGGCTGTTGGTGACCAAACCATCGCCCGTGGCCCCGTGGCAGCCATCGTGGCTATCAAGCAATTGGGAACCAATGGTGGTGGCTTCTTCGGTGCGAACTCGTGCCATCCCTTTGAAAACCCTTCTGCCTGGACAAACAATCTCGAATGTATCTCCATCATCCTCGTCCCCATGGCTTGTGTGTTCCTCTTTGGCAACATGCTGAAAGCCCAACGGCATGCGACACTTCTCTTTGGAGTGATGCTTCTGTTCCTGGTGACCTTCCTCATCTGGGGTATCGCCACCGATACGTTGCAGCCTAACCCCGGTTTGCATTCACTGCCACTGGATCAAATTAACGGCAACCTCGAAGGGAAAGAACTTCGGTTTGGTCCTTCAGCTGGCCCAACGTGGGCAGCGATTACCACCTGCACTTCAAACGGCTCCGTCAATTGCATGCACGATAGCCTGAACCCCCTTTCTGGGTTGACACCACTTTCAGGCATGTGGCTAAACTGCATCTTCGGTGGCGTTGGTGTGGGGATGATCAACTTTCTGGTCTATCTCATTGTCGCGGTCTTCCTGGCTGGCCTGATGGTAGGACGGACCCCGGAATACCTGGGCAAGAAAGTGGAAGCCCGCGAAATGAAGCTGGCTATGCTGGCACTCCTCATCCATCCGCTGATGATCCTGGTTCCGACAGGTATCGCAGCCATCAGCGATTGGGGTACCGGTGCAGTGAACAACCCTGGCCCCCATGGGCTGAGCGAAATGCTCTACGAATTCTCGTCCGCCTCCGCGAACAATGGTTCAGGCTTCGAAGGTCTGGCTGATACGGTTGGCACCGCTGACGACTTCCGCAATCCTGAGAAGCTGCCAAGCAATCAACGAGCTGTGATTTGGGACATTGCTACAGGGCTGGTGATGCTCATCTGCCGGTTTGTGCCGATCATTGCCCCGATTGCCCTGGCTGCATCGCTGGCAGCTAAGAAGCGAACTCCCTTTACCACCGGAACCCTTCGTACCGAAACGCTCACCTTTGGATTCGTGCTGCTAGGTACCATCATCCTGGTCGGTGCGTTGTTATTCCTTCCCGTCGCTGCGTTAGGACCAGTTGCAGAACACCTTGGCACTATGCCATTCGGCAAATAA